The following DNA comes from Triticum aestivum cultivar Chinese Spring chromosome 3D, IWGSC CS RefSeq v2.1, whole genome shotgun sequence.
CGTAATTAAAAAACCATGCCAAGGAGAACATATCACTAAACTTGTGAACATCTCTGAAAATAATTCAGCACATATATAGTCGACCAAGACACTAATTCAGCACATGTTTTTAATTTAATTTTGATCCGCAGCATGACAAACAGACACTAATTACAATTTTCCAGCAAGTTTCCAGATCTAAACTTTTTGGGTCAGAGGACATGAacggttttttttttaaattttccaaTGGTAGCAAGATACATCCAGCCTCGAATTTCAACAAACCCATCAATTCTCAAAGCAACGTTTCATGCATGTGCGGGTTAATTTATAAACGTATATATGATCGATCAACCAACACAAACTTATTGATCGGGCCCAACCGATTCCAAGTAATCCTCCCAATCACGAGCATGCGACGCTGGAGGAGAAGGGCGCGAGGCTGAACTTGGTGGCCGACGCGTAGTTGAACTTGATCTTGTCGCCGTAGTACACCGGGGAGCCGTTGTTGAGGGTGCCGAGCTTGCCGTCGGCGTCCGGCCTGAAGACGTTGGGGTCCACGGTCTCGGAGGATTTGAACCCGGGGGCAAGCAGCTTGACGTCCGTCTGTGTGCAGATGCACCTGTTCTCCACCTCCACGGCGTACTCTGGGTTCCCTCCGGCGTTCTTCCCCGTGGCGGTCTGGGTCACGTGGAGGTCCGACAG
Coding sequences within:
- the LOC123073897 gene encoding uncharacterized protein, producing MEAKMMRIFAMLMLFSLCSRGNAEFRECTLSDLHVTQTATGKNAGGNPEYAVEVENRCICTQTDVKLLAPGFKSSETVDPNVFRPDADGKLGTLNNGSPVYYGDKIKFNYASATKFSLAPFSSSVACS